The Octopus sinensis linkage group LG18, ASM634580v1, whole genome shotgun sequence genome segment agagaaagagatagatagatagatatgtagatagatagatagatagatagatagatagatagacagacagagatagatagagagagagatagacagacagatagatagatagatagaaagagatagatagatagatagatagatagatagatagatagatagatagatagatagatagatagatagatggatagacagacagacaggtagattggcagatagatagatagataaagagatagatagatagatagatagatagatagatagatagatagatagatagatagatggatagatggatagacagacagacaggtagattggcagatagatagatagataaagagatagatagatagatagatagatagaggggagaGAAACGGAACATAGAGAGCAAGTgttagatacaaacatacatacatagagagataagagacagacagatagaaacagagatagatagataaatagatagatagatagagggggggGGCTGAGAAAAGGCAAGACAGAAGGCAGATAAGAAACAAAGTAGTTTTTAAAACAAGAAAACCAGTCAAAGAATACATTTGGATGCCAATGGCAAATGAGAACACCAATGtaaaatggaaatggaaaaatGAAAACAGCATTGCTTATGGAAACCACACATCATTGACAATTTGTGCAATCACAAAGGAAAAAGCACGAAAGTCCAAGAAGATTTTGATGAACTTTTAGTCTGAGACTAAAACACTGTTGAGGCTTCTCCGAAGGAAGCCACACAAGGAATTGAAACTGAACTTAAAAGCAGCAAAGTACTACGGTTTGGaaccaaaaaataaaaccattttattCTATTCTGTGGAACCGGTTTACGGCTAGATGCACTGAGCTACTTGGAATTTAAATGTCttgaccctttggcatttaaaccagtcgTGCCCGGCCCAAAATATccaacctgttttatgtccaaagtgGCCAGATCTGAcatgtcacacctaccctacaacacCATTCTGAgaataaacaatcgcatcatcgAAACgacaaagctacaagataatacaagattaattcaaaacaatgggattaaataaggattacattcaACAGAgtgatctgaacactaaagggtgaAATGTAGGCACAAAGTTTTGCTGGTGACTGGATTGGAACCGCTAACCTTTGAGTTGTCTGCTACACTATCCACTGAGTCATTCATACACAGTGTTTGTCTCAGTTTTCCGTCCGTCGACAGaacggttggttggttggttggttgttgcaTTGAAGCAACTATATATAGAGCTAAAAGTTGGCCCCTTTTTTTTGGCCCCACCCGTTATAACTAACCACTTAACTAGGAAGTGTGAATAgcgttttgtgttttgtttatttttgttcctattttttttatcttattttgttcGTTCAGGCAAATTGGAGCCAATCAGAATCCGGTGCCATGCTCAGAGACAGACTGTCATGTCTATAAAAACATAACATCAGAATTTGCAATCACCTAATTTAGCCATAGACACCTTCATCTCACAGCCATTGGGCTCCCACTCTATATGAGGTAAATTTATATCAGTACCAAATTCCCTAAGTGGCAAGATTCTTCTGTTTTGTCTTTGAGTCCCTGTTTCGGGATTCTCTGGGGTGTGTGCGGAGATGAACGCTTAAGGAACACTTGTGCTCAAAGACCTGGTCGCAGAACGGGCACTCCAAAGGACCGTTTTGTCCTTGGTTGTGAAACTTATGCTGCAGCAAGGTGCTGGCACGTGCAAAGTCCTTCAAGCAATGAGGACAATGGTAAGGACGTACGCCAGAGTGAGTCGCCATGTGTGACCTCAAGTTGCATGACTGGGAGAACATCTTGCCGCAGAGCTCGCACTcaaatggcttctcacctgtgtgCGTACGCATGTGCACTTTCCGCTGTCCAGCATCCGCAAATGCTTTACTACAGATGCAACATGCGTAAGGCTTCTCGCCAGTGTGTGTACGGATGTGCTTGATCAGGTTGTGAGAGCCGGAAAAAGCTTTATCACAGAACTTGCACTGATAAGGTCTCGTGCCATTGATGGTGTGCGCACGTCGATGGATGGACAAGATGTGGGCATTTGGGAACTGTTTGCCACAGTGTTCGCAGACATACTGCAACACACTGCtggcttcttctgcttcttctcttaCGATGACCCCTTCGCCGCCACCAATCTCACAACTGCCATTTTCTTCAGTAGCAGAGCGAAGGGCCAACGCTAAACTGAGGGCATCAGTAAACACGTCATTCTGGACAGAAACAGCCGTACTGGCAGCAGAATCGGCAGAGACAGGCGGAACAACGAAAGATGAAGAAggtacaaaagaagaagaagaaatagtcgTAGCAgatggaggaaaagaagaagtgagagaagtgaaagaaggagttgaagggaaagaagagaaggtttgaaaagaagaggaagcagaaggaggagaaggaggagaggaagacGAGACAGTCACAGTATTACTGACTGGAAGAAGAGTGAAAAACGTGGCCTCGGAAGCGCTGGAAAGTTGTTCACACAACATCGTTAATGAAGCACAATGGATGTATTGATCAACGGGTCTTCACACCaccaaataataatagtagtagtagtagtagtagtagtagtagtagtagtagtagtagtttcaaaaTTTTGCCTCTAATATCATTTGTTGAAATGTTCAAACGATATTGTTTGGTTCTTTTAAATtattgaaaggaaaagaaaatttattcaatatttcttcgcttttgtattattattattattattgttgttattattattagggtcgcgagctggcagaattgttagctcggcaggcgaaatgcttagcggtattttgtttgccacaacactatgagttcaaatcctgccaaggtcaactttgcttttcatctttcagagtcgattaaataaataccagttacacattgaggttgatgtaatcaacttaatcccttccttcaaatttgaggccttatgcttccagaagaaaggattattgttattattattactaacgaTTATAATTATGTTGTTTTGATTattaagcaacaaaaaaaacaaagaagacaaACAGTAAGAGTAGTAAGTGACTcttacacaaaaaaaataataaaataaaaagcaggcCAGAATATTAACCAATGATATGGCCTCAGATGTAAGCAAGACTATGAAAGTCCCGCAGtgaatatcaataacaacaatgaaaaataattaaacaaacacaagtaaaaaatataatacaaattattACATTCTTAGTTATCTACTTCAAATGGATTTTCCAGTGTATATCTATGGGTGGGCcaaaatggaaaatggatatCAAAGAATGACGTAatgaagatatgtgtatatatgtatgtatgtgaagtttGAGAAGCCTCGATAAAGCAGAAATTTTCTTCCTTCCAATTTCTATTCTTCTGTATGTTAAGCACACATTTATGCTCCTAGTAAGGTAAATCTATATTGAGCCTTTTgaggtaatttttttctctttgaaagaCAGTTTCGTTTGATTGGCTGTGAAATGTATCTGTTTTGCTGCACATTTGTCTGTTTGAGGATAGTATCACATCTAACATCACACATGTGGTAGCATTACATTGCTGGTTATAAAAAAATTCTCTGCCGTTTACACTGCCTGATGAGACACACAGTCCATGAAACAGAACACTCTGTAGTGGAAGACTTGCTACAAGGTACAATCATAAGCGGATAATTGACATGCATCTGCCAATCAGAGGAtggctttttctttatttttcactctAAAGGCTTAACTTTATAGCCCAAAATAATTCATAGATTAAAGAAACATTTGTTGAGTATTCTCAGTGAAAAATAGTTCACCACAACCAATCATAGCATATCCATTGATATTCTATCCCAGATCTGTAAATATCAGATGAGATAAAGGATAAAAACCAAAAATAGTCTTTTTAGCAATAATCAAAAGAACCCTCTCATTCATAAGGATGCAGAGAATGCAATGTTGTGATGTTCATCCCTTTCTTCAGAATAAGATGAATCTCctcttttttgtaattattttatttttgttgtctttttggtTCCTTGAAAGTctggaatttctttttctttctggaactttccaaaatgattcaaagcATTCTGATTGTTCTCTGAAAAATAAagacatgaaaatatatgaaaacacatgACTGACAACGAAGTACTATTGATGTCTTCAGAACATTTTCTAAAACAATAGCACATACAAAACCAAGGTACAGGGAACACAAACCCTTCTCACTGAACTGCATTCTTCCCCAAAAAAACAGGACATTTATCAACCATCTTAAGACATAATCCCCACAGTACTTATAACTTGCTGCcccttgaggtctctggatgagacttggactccacttatacaaacataaagtaaaattgtcattattattattattattattcagtagttttatttttatagcgtgctttcacttcactaccgagcgcagctctgtgtgccttaggtatgtgctgtgatggttattgtatggaaagtgttctgcgtaggatgtgtgcagtgcctagtagtgcaattttctgtatgttatatgtgtttgtaagtcctggtgtttttgttatgtatttgtctgaatatttttttatcatgcctaatgcacccactatgataggaattgtttctgtttttagattccacattctggttacctctatttccaggtctttgtattttgaaagtcctggaaatagaagtaactcgaattattattattattattattattattactattaaggcagtcagtgagttggcagaatcgttagcatactgaatgaaatgcttagcagtatttcacacattgctacgttctgagttcaaattccaccaaggtcaactttgcctttcatactttcagggtcaataaaataagtaccagtcgtgtgCCAGGgtccgatgtaatcaacttacccactctccagaaattgctggctttgtgccaaaatttgaatccaatatttaTTACTCATCCACAACGCATGTTCCAATATCACACTGTCCAAGGGAAGTAACCTCATCTTGACTTTGTTAATCACATTTACAGCAGTGAAACAATAAAACGGGGAGAAAAGAGGTCAAGTACAATGGAGGGGTCAACAGAAACGGGGGAAGGGGGGGTATCCTTTcgttctttcacttgtttcagtcatttgactgcggccatgctggagcaccgcctttagtcgaccgaatcgaccccaggacttattctttgtaaacctagtacttactctatcggtctcttttgccaaactactaagcttatggggacgtaatcacaccaacatcggttgtcaagcaatagtgggggacaaacacagatacacaaatacatacatatatatatattttaaatataggataaaatctttataagagtttatcaagtagttagtgtgaaaaacctcataagggaaaaatttattaattattccctataaatatatttatttatgttaagggcattactatacataaatgcctcatgctagaAGGGACtcataaagtcaaaactaccataatatatatatatatatatatatatatatatatatacatatatatatacatctctctctatataaacggcagtttgtctgtctgcgtgtctgtgtgtctgtcaggttgtaccctcaccctgaccacggctttcaaccgattctgatgaaacttgacacacacacatagcccaatgtcataattcaaaactaacgcagcgaaaattttggaaagttcccccagttctgaaaaaaatcgataaattcgacatggggtcgagaatcagaaacccaaaccacagaccgtctaggggacgcaactccaccttttttaactctcaaaaaaatttaccatcattttttttccatttttttgctattttttggctataactctctaaaaatgctttatagttatttcccttacaaacctgagcaacgccgggcgatactgctagtatatatatatatatacatatatacgacgggcttctttcagttttcgtctaccaaatccacccacaaagctttggtcggcccgaagctatagtagaagacacttgctcaaagtaccacacagtgggactgaacctggaaccatgtggttgggaagcaaacttcttaccacacagccacacctgcacaggTGTTAGTTgtcaaaatttatgtgcaataaagtgTGCAAGTACTCAgttcactctgctgggtggttggcatctggaagggcatccagctgtaaaaacattgccaaaacagccacagaagtctggtgcaggttccTATCTGggtggctcctgtcaaaccgtccaacccatgccagcatggaaggcagatgttaaatgatgatgatgatgaggaggaggaggaggaggaggaggaatacaCAAAACACTTAAATTTTTTACACAGAAGAAAATTTAACAATAGAAATACAACAGGATTTGGTttaaagattgaatggctgagTGGTGGGGAGGGGTCTGTCACCAAAGTgaaaatagtaaccaaagggaCCCCTAAGTAAGAAATGAGAAACACTAGTTTCATCAGataaattgaccccagagttatttttaaagcttggtacttattctgtcagactCTTTTACCAGACCACcaagttatgggatg includes the following:
- the LOC115221362 gene encoding zinc finger protein 2 homolog encodes the protein MLCEQLSSASEATFFTLLPVSNTVTVSSSSPPSPPSASSSFQTFSSFPSTPSFTSLTSSFPPSATTISSSSFVPSSSFVVPPVSADSAASTAVSVQNDVFTDALSLALALRSATEENGSCEIGGGEGVIVREEAEEASSVLQYVCEHCGKQFPNAHILSIHRRAHTINGTRPYQCKFCDKAFSGSHNLIKHIRTHTGEKPYACCICSKAFADAGQRKVHMRTHTGEKPFECELCGKMFSQSCNLRSHMATHSGVRPYHCPHCLKDFARASTLLQHKFHNQGQNGPLECPFCDQVFEHKCSLSVHLRTHPRESRNRDSKTKQKNLAT